A part of Vigna radiata var. radiata cultivar VC1973A chromosome 11, Vradiata_ver6, whole genome shotgun sequence genomic DNA contains:
- the LOC106777876 gene encoding isoflavone reductase homolog: MGKSKVLVVGGTGYVGRRIVKASLEQGHETYVLQRPDLGLDIDKLQMLLSFKKQGAHLVKASFSDHQSLVDAVKLVDVVICTMSGVHFRSHNLLLQLQLVEAIKVAGNVKRFLPSEFGMDPSLMGHALEPGRVTFDEKMTVRKAIEDANIPFTYISANCFAGYFVANLSQMGTLLPPRDKVILYGDGNVKAVFMDEDDVATYAIKTIDDPRTLNKTVYLRPPENILTQRQLIEKWEKLIGKQLEKSSINEQDFLASMKGLDYASQVGVGHFYHLFYEGCLTNFEIGEGGEEASALYPEVNYTRMDEYLKVYV, translated from the exons ATGGGAAAGAGCAAGGTTCTTGTTGTGGGGGGAACTGGGTATGTGGGAAGGAGGATAGTGAAGGCAAGTCTAGAACAAGGGCATGAAACCTATGTTCTTCAACGTCCAGACTTAGGGTTAGATATCGACAAGTTGCAGATGCTGCTTTCATTCAAGAAGCAAGGTGCTCATCTTGTGAAGGCTTCTTTTTCTGATCACCAGAGCTTGGTGGATGCTGTGAAACTTGTCGATGTTGTCATTTGCACCATGTCTGGAGTTCATTTTCGCTCTCACAACTTGTTGTTGCAGCTTCAACTTGTTGAGGCCATCAAAGTTGCAGGAAATGTCAAG CGTTTTCTGCCTTCAGAATTTGGCATGGACCCTTCACTTATGGGGCATGCACTTGAACCGGGAAGAGTGACATTCGATGAGAAAATGACTGTACGGAAAGCAATTGAAGATGCCAACATCCCTTTCACTTACATCTCTGCTAACTGCTTTGCTGGCTATTTTGTTGCTAATCTGTCTCAAATGGGGACCCTTCTCCCTCCACGAGACAAGGTCATTCTCTATGGTGATGGCAATGTCAAAG CTGTTTTCATGGATGAAGATGATGTTGCAACGTACGCAATCAAGACAATCGATGATCCTCGAACACTGAACAAGACTGTATACCTAAGACCACCAGAAAACATTCTCACTCAAAGACAGCTAATTGAGAAGTGGGAAAAGCTCATAGGGAAGCAACTAGAGAAGTCCAGCATAAATGAACAAGATTTTCTTGCTTCCATGAAAG GTTTGGACTATGCATCACAAGTGGGAGTGGGGCATTTCTACCATCTTTTCTATGAAGGGTGTTTGACAAACTTTGAAAtaggagaaggtggagaagaaGCATCAGCACTTTATCCAGAGGTGAATTACACTCGCATGGATGAATACCTTAAAGTGTATGTGTGA